DNA from Acidobacteriota bacterium:
GACGGCGTCGGCGACGGCGAAACCGTAGCGTTCGATCAGCCGGTCGAAGCGCGTCAGCAGGGATTCGTCGAGTTCTTCGCGGAGGATGTCGGCGTTTTTCTGAAGAGCTTTAATCTGGTCCTTGGCGGCCTTCCGCTTTTTCATCTCGATTTCCTGGAGCTTTTTCAGCAAACCCGCCCTGTGGACGATCTTTTCCTCGTGGGGCAGGACAAGGTCGATTTCGGAAAGGACGGTATAGAGCGCCGTCTTGTCGGGGGCCTCGAAGATCCTCTGGCGGAATTCGGGGCGGATGAGATAGCGGGCCAATCCCGCGAACAGGTGGTTGAAAAGCCCGGGAATGGAGGGATTCCAGATGACCAGGATGACGAGATGAACTTTTTCGCCGTCGATGGCGTCGAAATCGATGCCCTTGCCCGATCGTCCGACGGCGATGCCGATCTCGCCGCCCGTGTCGACGCGGGCATGGGGCAGGGCGACGCCGTGACCGATGGCCGTGGATTCCAGGTTTTCCCGGTCGATGACCCGGGTCAAGAGAACTTTCTTGTTGGCGATGAGTTTCTGTTTGGTCAGAACGCCGAGAAGCTCTTCGACCGCGGCGACTTTTTCCCGGCTTTTGAGCTCGACGACCTGGGTGGGTTTGAGATAGTCGGCGAACCGGCTGCTCTTGTGTGAGATCGTCTTCTCCATGACTGAACGCTATTCTAACACAAGCCGATGGAAATTCAAGCCGAATTTTTCGAGCCGCGGCCGGAATGGAAAATCTCCCGGAAAGACGCAGGATCCGGGCGAAGAAACGGCCGGCGTGCGCGACGGCGGAATCGATCCGCCGGGACGGCCGGTCAACGGCCCGGACGACGGAAGGCGCTGTGCGGCTTGAAATCGGGGATCCGGTCGTCCTCGCCGAGGATGCGCACGATCTCTCTCGCCCAGGCGATGATCTGCAGCGTCCCCCGCAAATCCCAGTCGTCCTCGATTTCATCCGTGACCTGATGGTATTTCGTCTTCTGGTATTCCTCGAATTTTCTCAGGGCATAGCCCTTGTCCTCTCCCCGGGAGACGATGCCCTGGTGAAGCCAGACGCCGGGAATGCCTCCCCGGGCGAAACTGATCTGGTCGGACCGGAAGAAAAAGCCCAGATGCGCATTCCGTTCCGGAATATAACGGAGGTCCAGCCGTTCGGCCGCCCGGCGGCAGACGTCATCCAGGTCCGAGTGGGCGGCGCCGATGGCGAAGACGTCTTCCGTCTCTCCCCAGACATTGGTCATTTCGAAATTGATGTTGGCGGCGATTTTTTCATTGGGGATGTCCAGGTTGCGGACAAAATATTCCGAGCCGAGCATGAGCTCTTCCTCGGCCGTCACGGCGGCGAAAACCAGGTTGATTTTCAGATCCTCGGGGCGCTGCGCGAAATAGGAGGCCAGGGCCAGCAGGGAGGCCGAGGCCGAACAGTTATCGACGGCTCCATTGTAGATCTGATCTCCCGGCAAATTTTCGTCTTTGCCCAGGTGATCGTAATGGGCGGTCAGGACAACGGTTCGGTCGGACGCCTTCCGGTGGCCGGCCCGAATCAGACCGGCGACGTTGGTCGCCTCGATGGAGCGGAACGCGGGCTTCTGCCGCACGGTCCCCGTGAATCCCAACGGAACGGGAGCGAAGGCCTCCGTCTCGGCCTTTTCCCGAAGAGCCGCAAGGTCCAGCCCGGCCTCGGAGACGATCCGGGCCGCCAGGTTGCCGTGGATCCAGCCCTGGAATCCGGGCGCCTGAACGGCGTTCGGAATGAAGAACTTTTCCCGAACAAAGGAATTTCGGACGACATCCCAGCCGTAGGCCGCGCCGCGGGTGTTGTGAATGATCATCACCCCGGCCGCGCCGAGTTCGGCCGCCTTTTCGAATTTGTAGGGCCAGCGTCCGTAGTATGTCATGTCCTCGCCGTCGAAGATCCCGCCCGGACGGTTTCCCGGCTCATTGATTTCACAGAGCAGAATCTTGCCCGAAAGGTCGGCCCCTTTGATATCGTCCCAGTTTCTCTCGGGCGCCTGGATGAGAAATCCGGCATAGACAAGTTCTCCGGAAATGTCCTCGGGGACATCCTCTCTCACGGATTGGACGACAAAATCGTCATGGAGAACGGGAACGATCCGGTTGACGCCGGAGACGGCCTGGAACAAGGCCTTCCGGTCCGGAAGCGAACCCCGGAGTTCGAAGGTCTGCCTGTAGCTCGAACCGAAAAACGGTTCAAGACCGAACAGGCGGAAAAACTCCTCGTGATAAAGAGCGGCCAGCTCGATTCCCCGGCTGCCGAGACCCCGGCCTTCGAGAAGGTCGTGGGACAGGAAGCGGATATGGGACAGAACCTCATCTTCGGTGACGGGCAGAGGTTCGAAAGCCGCCTCGCCGCAGGCCGCCAGGAAGACGGCCAGAACGGCCGCGGCGGACGAAGCCAAGAGCCTTTTCGATTTCGTCATGCGCATCCTCCCGGATCGGGATTCCATCGCAACTCCGCGTCGTCCGCGGATCAGAGAACGGAAAAAGCGACCGTGAGCCCGGCCATGACGATGGCCACCATGCTCATGAGCTTGATCAGGATGTTCAGGCTCGGACCCGACGTGTCCTTGAACGGATCGCCGACCGTGTCGCCGATGACGGCGGCCTTGTGGGCCTCGGAGCCTTTGCCGCCGAGGTGGCCTTCTTCAATGTACTTCTTCGCGTTGTCCCAGGCGCCTCCGGCGTTGGCCATGAAAATGGCCAGAACGAAGCCGGTCGATGTTCCGCCGATCAGCAGGCCCATGACCCCGGGGACGCCGAGCAGAAGGCCGATCACAATGGGGACGGAAATCGCAAGAAGCGACGGCAGCATCATTTCACGCTGGGCGCCGCGGGTCGAGATGGACACACAGCTTGCATAATCCGGAACGGTTGTCCCTTCCATGATCCCGGCGATCTCCCGGAACTGGCGGCGAACCTCGTCGACCATTTTCGAGGCGGCACGTCCGACGGCGGTCATGGTCAGGCCGCAGAAGAGAAAGGCCATCATGGCGCCCGTGAGGATGCCGATGAGCACGGTCGGATTCATCAGGCTGACATTGTAATAGTTCATGAAATCGGTGATCGTGGCCGTGGCCGTCTCGATGACATCGCCGTCGGCCATGGCCAGAGTCGTCCGGCCGATCCGGATCAGTCCGATCTTGATCTCCTCGACGTAGGAGGCCAGGAGCGCCAGAGCGGTCAGGGCGGCCGATCCGATGGCGAAACCCTTGCCCGTGGCCGCGGTCGTATTGCCCAGTGCATCCAGGGCGTCCGTCCGCTTCCGGACTTCCGGATCCAGTCCGCTCATTTCGGCGTTGCCGCCCGCGTTGTCGGCGATGGGGCCGTAGGCGTCCGTGGCCAGGGTGATGCCCAGAGTCGAGAGCATGCCCACGGCGGCGATGCCGATTCCGTAGAGACCCATGCCGGCGTTGGCCAGATCGAAACCGGCGGCGAACAGGTAGGCGAAAATCGTCCCCAGGACGATGGCCAGCACGGGAACCCCGGTCGACATCATGCCCACGCCCAGGCCGGCAATCAGAACGGTGGCCGGACCGGTCTTGGCGTTTTCGGCGATGCGCCGCGTCGGCCGGTAAGAGTGGGAGGTGAAATACTCCGTCGACTTGCCGATGACGATCCCGGCACTAAGACCGACGATAATGGACATCCAGATCCCCAGGGGGAGTTCCAGGAGTCGGATAACCACAAACGACAGAATGACAATGAAAAAGGAGCTGAAGTTAATGCCCCGGCCCAGGGAATTGAGGAGTTCCTTCTGGGTCGCGCCTTCCCGTGTGCGGACGACATAAATGCCGAGGATGGAAAGAAGCGTGCCCACGGCGGCGATGGCCATGGGCGCGATGACGGCCCGAAGCTGCATTTCGCCCTGACCGAGAAACGCGGCCGCGCCGAGGGCGGCCGTGGCCAGGATGGATCCGGCGAAAGACTCATAGAGGTCCGCGCCCATGCCGGCCACGTCGCCGACGTTGTCGCCGACGTTATCGGCGATGGTCGCCGGGTTCCGCGGGTCGTCCTCGGGGATGCCGGCTTCGACCTTGCCGACAAGGTCGGCCCCGACGTCGGCCGCTTTCGTGAAGATGCCGCCGCCGACACGGGCGAACAGCGCCTGGGTCGAAGCGCCCATGCCGAACGTCAGCATGGTCGTCGTGATGACGATGAGGTTATGGCCGTCGTCGGTCACGGGATAGAAATGCTTCAGAATGAGAAACCAGAGGGCGATATCGAGAAGAACCAGTCCGACAACCGCCAGACCCATGACCGCGCCGCTTCGGAAGGCGACGCGAAGCCCCGCATCCAGGGACGTCCGGGCGGCGTTGGCCGTTCGCGAGGAGGCATAGGTCGCCGTCTTCATCCCGAAGAACCCGGCCAGACCCGAGAAAAAGCCGCCGGTCAGGAAGGCCGCGGGAACCCAGGGGTTCTGGACCTTGAGGACGAAGGCCATAAAGGCCAGCAGAACGGCCAGAACGGCGAAGACGGCGATCACGACTTTGTATTGCTGCCGGAGATAGGCCATGGCGCCCGTTCGGACGTAGGAGGCGATTTCCGCCATCCTCTCGGTGCCTTCGCTTTGCCTCTTCATATCCTTGAAGAAATACCAGGCGAAAAAAAGTGCCGCAGCGGATCCGATGGGGGCCAGCCAGAAGAGCGCGGTTGTCATTGTCTCAACTCCTGAAATTTGGGTTTTATTCCCTATGAGGCCGGTTACTATATCACAGGCCGCAACACCGGTCAAAACTTTTCCGCGCCTTGAATCTGCAGCCGCCTCGACTCGTGAAACGATCAGGGGGACCGGATCAATTCGCGAGTTGTGATTGATTTCGGCGGGGGTTTTGCCTATCATATGGAGACAGACAGTCCAATAGCCGAAGGAGTCGAGCATGACACATTTATGGCTTAAAATCCCCGTCGGAATCGTTCTCATTCTGTGGGCCATGAGCGGCCTCCTCCCGGCCGCTGGAGCCGAGACTCTTCGGGCCGAAGAGCCCGTTCTTCTCACTTCGTGCGGGCAGAGCCCCGGACCCGTCATGCTCAAGGTCGTGCTGCAGAGAATCGGCGTGGATTTCGAA
Protein-coding regions in this window:
- a CDS encoding PTS sugar transporter subunit IIA; the encoded protein is MEKTISHKSSRFADYLKPTQVVELKSREKVAAVEELLGVLTKQKLIANKKVLLTRVIDRENLESTAIGHGVALPHARVDTGGEIGIAVGRSGKGIDFDAIDGEKVHLVILVIWNPSIPGLFNHLFAGLARYLIRPEFRQRIFEAPDKTALYTVLSEIDLVLPHEEKIVHRAGLLKKLQEIEMKKRKAAKDQIKALQKNADILREELDESLLTRFDRLIERYGFAVADAVDGVCQGCNINISTQMYSAIEGSNDIYVCENCGKFLVSVRKKKK
- a CDS encoding M28 family peptidase — encoded protein: MTKSKRLLASSAAAVLAVFLAACGEAAFEPLPVTEDEVLSHIRFLSHDLLEGRGLGSRGIELAALYHEEFFRLFGLEPFFGSSYRQTFELRGSLPDRKALFQAVSGVNRIVPVLHDDFVVQSVREDVPEDISGELVYAGFLIQAPERNWDDIKGADLSGKILLCEINEPGNRPGGIFDGEDMTYYGRWPYKFEKAAELGAAGVMIIHNTRGAAYGWDVVRNSFVREKFFIPNAVQAPGFQGWIHGNLAARIVSEAGLDLAALREKAETEAFAPVPLGFTGTVRQKPAFRSIEATNVAGLIRAGHRKASDRTVVLTAHYDHLGKDENLPGDQIYNGAVDNCSASASLLALASYFAQRPEDLKINLVFAAVTAEEELMLGSEYFVRNLDIPNEKIAANINFEMTNVWGETEDVFAIGAAHSDLDDVCRRAAERLDLRYIPERNAHLGFFFRSDQISFARGGIPGVWLHQGIVSRGEDKGYALRKFEEYQKTKYHQVTDEIEDDWDLRGTLQIIAWAREIVRILGEDDRIPDFKPHSAFRRPGR
- a CDS encoding sodium-translocating pyrophosphatase; this encodes MTTALFWLAPIGSAAALFFAWYFFKDMKRQSEGTERMAEIASYVRTGAMAYLRQQYKVVIAVFAVLAVLLAFMAFVLKVQNPWVPAAFLTGGFFSGLAGFFGMKTATYASSRTANAARTSLDAGLRVAFRSGAVMGLAVVGLVLLDIALWFLILKHFYPVTDDGHNLIVITTTMLTFGMGASTQALFARVGGGIFTKAADVGADLVGKVEAGIPEDDPRNPATIADNVGDNVGDVAGMGADLYESFAGSILATAALGAAAFLGQGEMQLRAVIAPMAIAAVGTLLSILGIYVVRTREGATQKELLNSLGRGINFSSFFIVILSFVVIRLLELPLGIWMSIIVGLSAGIVIGKSTEYFTSHSYRPTRRIAENAKTGPATVLIAGLGVGMMSTGVPVLAIVLGTIFAYLFAAGFDLANAGMGLYGIGIAAVGMLSTLGITLATDAYGPIADNAGGNAEMSGLDPEVRKRTDALDALGNTTAATGKGFAIGSAALTALALLASYVEEIKIGLIRIGRTTLAMADGDVIETATATITDFMNYYNVSLMNPTVLIGILTGAMMAFLFCGLTMTAVGRAASKMVDEVRRQFREIAGIMEGTTVPDYASCVSISTRGAQREMMLPSLLAISVPIVIGLLLGVPGVMGLLIGGTSTGFVLAIFMANAGGAWDNAKKYIEEGHLGGKGSEAHKAAVIGDTVGDPFKDTSGPSLNILIKLMSMVAIVMAGLTVAFSVL